The sequence TGTAGAGTACATATCATCAACCCAATCAAAACATCAAAAATCGTACAATCAAGAGCATTCCAAATTACTATGGTAGTACTAGGAATTATCTTACTTATCGCTGGTTTGGCTTTAACATTTGTATTACAGGGGCAATTAGGAAAAAATGCTTTCTTATTCTTGATCCCTGCGGTTATTGGTTTGGTTAAGTTGCTCGCAACTTCAGTGTGTATGGAAAAGCCTTGTACCCCAGAAAAATGGCGTTTATGCAAACGTCTATTGGCAACAACTGAAGATATTTTAGATGATGGTCAGATTAACCAATCAAATACG is a genomic window of Chlamydia psittaci 6BC containing:
- a CDS encoding cysteine-rich outer membrane protein, translated to MSGENANSIGSDVTSLIQPGLEQVMQDEGVQVSLINSVLGWCRVHIINPIKTSKIVQSRAFQITMVVLGIILLIAGLALTFVLQGQLGKNAFLFLIPAVIGLVKLLATSVCMEKPCTPEKWRLCKRLLATTEDILDDGQINQSNTIFTMNSSESTSASAS